In Leishmania infantum JPCM5 genome chromosome 33, a genomic segment contains:
- a CDS encoding putative RNA-binding protein has protein sequence MTVNNSNNNGERLGSGTARLFVGQLNFDATEHDLRQIFSFYGHVIHTNVLRDADGKSTGSGFVTFRVTDEADFAIMSMHDRYNMGREKPLQVSYCRRSERISPFGYEHAMKLREKNTTNPPPPQPTSS, from the coding sequence ATGACAgtcaacaacagcaacaacaacggcgaGAGGCTGGGCAGTGGCACGGCTCGCCTGTTCGTTGGTCAGCTGAACTTTGACGCCACCGAGCATGATCTCCGCCAGATCTTCTCCTTTTATGGCCACGTCATTCACACGAatgtgctgcgcgatgcggACGGCAagagcaccggcagcggcttcgtCACGTTCCGCGTCACAGACGAGGCGGACTTCGCTATCATGTCCATGCACGATCGCTACAACATGGGCCGGGAGAAGCCGCTGCAAGTCTCctactgccgccgcagcgagcgcatCTCGCCTTTTGGGTACGAACACGCAATGAAACTGCGGGAGAAGAACACCACGAacccgccaccaccgcagccgacGTCATCGTGA